The genomic region AGAGTGTCGGCAACTGCCCGATGCGGCCCATCATCTCGGTCACGATCTGCAGGTCCAGCAGGAACTGGTCGACGGTCTTGAACTCGTTGTCGTTGTGCCCGGTGTACTTGAGTTCGGGCCTGGCTAAACCGAACTGCACGCCGTTGGGCAGCTCATGGACCGAGGTGGCGCCGGCAGAGGTGCCGAACTTGTGTTCCATGCCAAGGTTTTCGCTGGCCACCGCCAACAGCGCCTTGACCCATTCACCTTCGGGGTTGCGGTACATTGGCTCGGCGATCTTGTAGTCGAAGGCCACTGCAATGTGAGTCTTCTTGCTCCAGGCATCCAGCTTTTCGGCGATTTCAGCCTTGAGCGCTTCCGGGGACTTGCCCTTCGGCACGCGCAGGTTGACCGCAAGCTTGAAGGTTTTTTCATCCATCCCGACATAGGTCAGGGAGGTGGTCAGCGGCCCCATGAAGGCATCGGAAAAACCGACCCCCAACTTGCCCCCCAGGTAGTCCAGCCCCCAGTTATCGACGGCATAACGGGCGGCGTCGGTCATGTGGTTGTGCTTGAGCGCGACCTTGCCATCGAGGCTGTTGATGAAGCCCAGCATCCGTGCCACGGGGTTGATGCCTGACTCGGGTTCGGAGGAGTGGGCAGAAACGCCGGTGACCGTAAGCTTGACGTCCTTGCCGACGACGTTGGCGGTCACCTCGAAGTTGCCGCCATTGCGCTTGGCATAATCGGTGCCGGCCTTCTGCAGGCTGGCGGCCAATTCGGCGGGCTTGTCAGTCACAAGGGTGGCGACCGACGTCGACGGAATCTGGTTGGTTGCCAGGCCGCCCGTCATTGAGGTGATTTCGGCGCCCTTGCCCTGAGCGTTACGCCGGGCAAAGTTCGCCATGACGGTGCCGTAGCCTTTCTCGGCAATCACCACCGGGTAGCCGCCATCCAGCGCCAGGTTGTAGTTGGGTGTCGGGTTGTGTTCGAAGTAATAGGGGATGGCGTCGCCGGTGGTTTCCTCGGTGGTGTCTACCAGCAACTTGAAATGGCGAGCCAGCGGCAGCTTCTCTTCCTTGATGATCTTCATGGCGTAGAGCGCGACCACGATGCCGTTTTTGTCATCCTCGGTGCCTCGGCCATACATACGGTCGCCGACCAGGGTGACCTTGAACGGGTCGAGGCGGGTGCCGTCTTTCAAGACCCAGTTCTCCGGCGTCACGGGCACCACATCGGCGTGCGCGTGAATGCCCACGACTTCGTCGCCACCCCCTTCGAGGGATATTTCATAGACGCGGTTGTCGATGTTGCGAAAGTTCAGGTTGAAGGCCTGGGCCAGGCCCTTGAGCGTGTCGCCGATCTTGATGAATTCAGGGTTGTCGTGTTGGGCCACGCCGTCCACGCGGAAGGTCGGGATGGCCACCAGTTCGCGCAGCGTCTCGGTGGCAGCGTTGCCGTATTTCACCCGTGCATAGAGGCCAAGCAGGCGATGGATCTCGTTCTGCTGTTCAGCGGTAAGGGGCTTGTTGCCCTGGAAAGCACTGATCGCCGGGCCGAGGTTGCCGGTTTTGGCAAGCTCGCTCTTGGCCAGGCGCTCCAGGAATTGTCTGAAATCCGTTACTGATGCATCGCTGAAGGTTTTGAGGATGGTCGCACTCTGTTGCGGGGTGATGTTGGCGTGCGCTGACGTGGTGAACGACGAAAGGCTGGCCAGCATCAGGGTTGTCGCGGCCAGTTGCTTAAGTGAAAAGTCCATTGCTGGGGGCATTCCTTTGCAGGTGGTTGGTAGGAAATATCTGATTGATTAGTCAGAAACTTTTCCAAACTAACACCAAGAGGGAGTAGTACGGGAGTACCTGAAGTGCGATCTGTCGCACAGAAATGCAAAAGAGACGCAGAAATGAAAAAGCCTACCAACGCAACTCGATGGCATTTTGCGCGTCCGTCTGGAGGCTGCTGCCCAAGCGTTTGCACTCGCGAGAAAGGGTGTCTTGCAGCCATTGACGGTCATCCCCTTCGGCGTGACAGAGGCGAAAGCGCTGCAGGCGAGTGGGTATCAGCTCCAGCGTCTGCAGGTGCCCGTCCGGGGCCAGCGAGGCAAAGTACAAAAGCCCCAGGTCACCGCGATAATCTGCGTGGCCCTCGATGCCTTCGTAATCGTTCAGCAGATCCCCGCAGCCATAGAGAATCAGGCGTTCGCGGTACACCTCGATGCCCTTGACGTGGTGTGAGGAGTGGCCGTGCACCAAGTCAACTCCGGCTTCATCGATCAGGGCATGGGCGAACCGGACCTGCTCCTGCGGGATCTCGAACCCCCAGTTTCCGCCCCAATGAATGGAGGCCACCACCCGATCCCCAGGATTTTTGTACTTGAGAATCCGTTCGGCCGCAGGGCGCAGGCTTTGCATCGACAGATCTTCCAGCCGCGCGACGCCCGCGCGGCTATCCGTGGCGGCCCACTGCGGTGGAATGCCGCTGTCGGGTGCGCCGAGGCCAAACACCAGCAAGCGCCGCCCTCCAGGCAGCGGCAGCACGGCGGGTGCTTCGGCAGATTGCCGGTTGTGCCCGGCGCCGGCGCTGCGCATTCCGTTACTCGATAGGGTGGCCAACGTATCGGCCAGGCCAGGGGCGCCCCAGTCCAGCACATGGTTGTTGGCCAGCACGCAGCAGTCGATGCCGGCGGCGCTGATGGCCGGGAAGTTCTCCGGGCTCATGCGGTAATTGATGCCCTTTGGTTCCGGTCTTCCGCGGCGGGATACCGCTGTTTCCAGATTGATGATGCGTGCGTGTGGCTGGCGACGTTCGAACTCATCCAGCGCAACGCCCCAGATATAGGTGAAATCGACCGGGCGGGGAATCGGGCCATTGTGTCGTTCTGCCAGCCGGACATAATCACCCGCATTTTTGACGTAGTCTTCGTAAAGCTGCGTATCGCCAGGATGCGGCAGTACGAAGTCAATGCCGCGGGCGGTCATGACATCGCCGCAGAGAAACAGCTTCAGCGTATCGGTAACGGCTGCCATGGCACCCTCCGGATATCCCGAATTGCCTGGATCAACAGTAAATGTCTGTTTTAAAACAAATTAGTTTGTTTTTGGGCTTCCCAGACGCCGCGAAAGTTGATAAATTTCCGCGCGTTCTTGCAGAGGCCCTTACAGGGCTGGCAATTCAAGGACGCAGCAGCTACAGGGGCGTCGCCAAGCGGTAAGGCAGCAGGTTTTGATCCTGCCATGCGTTGGTTCGAATCCAGCCGCCCCTGCCATTTTCTTACATCCATCCCGATATGACTCAGCCTGCAGGTATTGCGTAGCTCCGGGATGGTTGTCTTTACGAGAAACGCCAACGCCGATCCGGCCTGGCGTTTTTTTGTGTCGCTCATTCAGCCGACTTGAGAGCGTAGCGAGCGCGACACCGTAGCGGCGCGCTCGCCCGTCACTCAGTGGGGCGCGCGAGGGATGGTCTTGAGCAGGTCTTCAGGGCTGATGTAGCCGACGACCGGCTGCGCCACGCTGCCCGGTTGCGGCAGGCCAAGGATGTGCCCCTTCATCTTGCCGATCACGTGCATTTCGCAGGGCTTGCAGTCGAACTTCAGCGTCAACACCTCGTCACCGTGCACCAGTTGCATCGGCGCGACCTTGGTGCGCACGCCGGTGACGCCTTTGGCCTGCTTGGGGCAGAGGTTGAAGGAGAAGCGCAGGCAGTGCTTGGTGATCATCACCGGCACCTCGCCGGTCTCCTCGTGAGCCTCATAGGCCGCGTCGATCAGCTTGACGCCGTGCCGGTGATAGAAGTCGCGGGCTTTCTGGTTGTAGACGTTGGCCAGGAACGACAGGTGCGACTCCGGGTACACCGGTGGCGGATTGGTCTCGGCTTTGCGACCACCCCGTGGGTGGGCTTCGATGCGGGCTGTGGTCAGCGCGTCGATGACTTCGCGGCGCAAGGCCTTGAGCTGCGAGTTGGGAATGAAATACGCCTGCGGTGCATCCAGCTTGATATCCGTGGCGTGGTACTGCGTGGTGCCCAATTGACCGAGCAGGTCGTGCAGTTGCTCCAGGGCCTGGTCCGGCTTGTTGGCCAGACCGAATGGACCGTCCAGGGCGACACTGGCGCTGACACCTTCCTCGCTGGTGGCGGTCAGTTCCAGGCGATCCTCACGCAGGCGAGCGACCCAGGCCAGACCCACCCGGCGCTCGGCGGAGGTCTTGAGCAGGGCTTGCTGCCAGTTGTGGTCGAGGTTGCGGCTCAGCGGGTGATTCGGCCGCAGCTGATGCAGCCCCTTCGGCATTTCGTTGGGCTCGACACGGTAGCGGTAGCGCTTTTCACCGTCTTCTTCGAACTCGCCCTTGGGCTCGGCGATGTTAGTGCGCCAGCCCACTACCTCGCGCTTGACCAGCACATTGAGGCCGTCGCCGTTGGACAGCGGTTCGTGGGTGACCACCAGCAGGTCGCGCTTGCCGACTTTCTCCACCACGCCCACCGGCAGGCCAGTGAACGTCGGTGAGTCAAAGGCGCCGATGTCGATCTTGCGCTCGCTGACGAAGTAGTCGGTGCTGCCGCGGTGGAAGGTCTTGTCCGGATCGGGCAGGAAGAAGTGTGCGGTGCGGCCGCTGGAAGCGCGAGCCAGGTCCGGGCGGTCTTCGAGGACATCGTCCAGGCGCTGGCGATAGTAGGCAGTGATGTTCTTCACATAGCCCATATCCTTGTAGCGCCCTTCGATCTTGAACGAGCGTACGCCGGCTTCCACCAGCGCGCGGATGTTGGCGCTCTGGTTGTTGTCCTTCATCGACAGCAGGTGTTTTTCGTAAGCGATCACACCGCCTTTTTCGTCCTTGAGGGTGTAGGGCAGGCGGCAAGCCTGGGAGCAGTCGCCACGGTTGGCGCTACGGCCGGTCTGCGCGTGGGAGATGTTGCACTGGCCGGAGAACGCCACGCACAGCGCGCCGTGGATGAAAAACTCGATGGCCGCGTCGGTCTCGTCGGCAATGGCGCGGATCTCCTGGAGGTTCAGCTCGCGGGCCAGTACCAGTTGCGAGAAGCCGGCCTGATCGAGGAACTTCGCCCGCGCCAGGGTGCGGATGTCGGTCTGGGTGCTGGCGTGCAGCTCGATCGGTGGAATGTCCAGCTCCATCACGCCCAGGTCCTGGACGATCAGCGCATCGACGCCGGCGTCGTACAACTGGTGGATCAGCTTGCGCGCCGGCTCCAGTTCGTTGTCGTGCAGGATTGTGTTGATGGTGGTGAACACCCGCGCGTGATAGCGACGGGCGAATTCCACCAATTGGGCGATATCGCTCACCTCGTTACAGGCGTTGTGGCGGGCGCCGAAGCTCGGGCCGCCGATGTACACCGCGTCGGCGCCATGCAGGATGGCCTCGCGGGCGATGGCCACGTCGCGGGCGGGGCTGAGCAGTTCCAGGTGATGCTTGGGTAGGGACATGTTTTTTTAGTCTGGCTTGTCACGGTCAAGGTGCGCATTGTAGCGGCGAAACGCTTGACCGGCACCCATGTGCTGCCCGGTGGCTACGTTGTGATCGGGGCTTTGGCCGCAGTTGGGTTCTGCGCCGCTATCGTGATGACCTGTGCAAGGCGTTTAGTGGCGGACTCAATGTCTTCGGCACTGAAACCACCCAGGCCCAAAATCAATCCCGAACGGCCATTGCCACCGGCATACATCGGGGATACGGCACGTACCGATACCTGAGCTTCGGACGCTTTGGTGGCGACCCACTGATCGTCGATACCCTCCGCCAGCCAAAGCACCAGATGCATGCCTTGATCGCTCGGCTCCAGCCATGCAAGTTCGCGAGGAATCAGTCTGGCAACCGCCTCGATGATCTGCCTGTGGATGTCTGCGTATACGCCGCGAATTCGCCGGATGTGCCGATCCAGATGTCCTTCTGCGATGAACGCTGCGAGCACGTGCTGATCGGCGTTGGCGGGATGCCGATCCATCAGGGCCCGCGCACCGCAAAAGGCTTGCACCAGATAAGGCGGAACGATTGCATAGCCGAGTCGTAGCGAGGGGAACAGGATTTTGCTGAACGTCCCCAGGTAGATAACCCGGTCGGGGTCCAGCCCCTGCAAGGATGGAAAAGGGTGGCCGGCGTAACGCAGTTCACTGTCGTAATCGTCCTCGACGATCCAGGCATCGGACGCCCTGGCCCATGCCAGCAAGGCATTGCGTCTGGCCATGCTCATTGGCATGCCGAGCGGGTATTGATGTGACGAGGTCACAAAGGCTGCCCGTGCCTGGGGGCATTGCGCTATGCCGTTTTCAACATTCATCCCCTCGGCATCAACCGGGACGCGGATCATTTGTTCGCTATGGCCCGCGCTTTCCAGAATCCCGGTGATACCCCGGTAGGCTGGATCCTCCACCCACGCGAAATCCCCCACATCGAGCAACACCTGACAGGCGAGGTACAGGCCTTGTTGCGTGCCGGAGGTGATGATCACCTGGCTCGCGTCACAGCGCACAGAGCGTGATTTGCGCACGTAATCCGCTACTGCTTCCCGTAATTCAAGTGCGCCTTGTGGATCACCGTATCCCGAGGGAGCGCCGGGGCCCCGCGCCCTGATGCGATTGCCGAGGCGACGCCAAATATCGTCGGGCGCCGCTTTGCCAATCGGCACCGAGACCGAGAACGGAATCTGCGCAGCTGCTCCAAATTGCCGGGCCACCTGAGCGAACCGTTCGATTTGCGCAGAGGGCGTCCACGACCTGGCTTTGGTTGGCCGACCTTGCTCCTGCGGGGTGGTCGGCGACACGTCTGCCAAAGAGCGGGCCACCCGTGTGCCTGCTCTGCCTTGGGATTCCAGGAAGCCCTCGGCGATCAACTGCTCAAAGGCTTCGATGACGGTGCCTCGGGCAATCGTCAGCGATTTGCCGAGAATGCGCGTCGATGGCAGCAGCTCACCAGGCTTGAGGTCGCCCCTGCGGATCGCGGACCGCAGCGCTTGAGCAAGCTGTCGTCCCAATTGACCCGCGGTTCGATCCAGCGCGCCCAGCGATGGAATTTCAACAACGTTGGCTTTACGTGCCATCAATTCTGGCTCAGTCATTATGTTGGATATTGGTTCTATACCATGGGCCAGTTCGTCAGCACAATTCGTGTGAAGGCCGCCTCACTACTGGCGCGATGTCCCCACCCTCGGATGATTGAAGGAGTTGATATGTACGTACCTGCCCATTTTGATGAGCCTCGCACCGAAGCCCTTCATGAACTGATCGTTCAGCACCCGCTGGGCATTCTGTTTACTAACGGTGAAAGCGGACTGGATGCCAACCACATTCCATTCGAGCTGAAGGCCTCGGAGGGGCAGTTCGGCGTTCTCCATGCGCACGTCGCGCGCGCCAATCCGGTCTGGCAAGACGTTAAAAACGGGGACGAAGTATTGGTGGTTTTTCGCGGTGCCGAGGCTTATATCTCGCCCACCTGGTATCCGAGCAAGCACGAAACCCATAAACAGGTTCCGACATGGAACTATAAGGTGGTGCACGCCCATGGGAGGATCACCCTTCACGATGATGAGCGCTACGTCCGTGGATTGGTTGCTCTCCTGACCCGAACCCACGAGTCGTCCCAGCCCGAACCGTGGAAAATGACGGACGCCCCGAAGGACTACATCGCCTCGATGCTTAAAGCGATCGTTGGAGTAGAGATCGAGATCACTCGCCTGGTCGGTAAATTCAAGTTGGGCCAGAACAAGGAAACGAGAGACATCCGCGGTGCAGGTCAGGCACTCAAGGACAGCGGGAAAATAGTGTTGGGGGAGGCAATGCTCGCGGGCGTCGATGCCAAATCCTGAAGCGTCTCGTGCGCCGGCCGGTCTGCGGCGCTCGCGCTCATAGCGACGCCCTGACCACCAATGGACAATCAACCGGCTGGGCTCCCTCTACCTCAAGGCTTTCGATCAGGTGCCGGGCAGCCTGGCGACCGATCTCGTAGTACGGCAGTTGCACCGTGGTCAGCGGCGGGATGAACAGTTCAGCGATCCCGATCATGTTGTCGTAGCCGAGCACCGCGACATCGCCGGGAATTTTCAGGCCACGGCCCAGCAACAGCTGATAGGCACAAAACGCAATGCGGTCGTTGCCACAGATCAGAATGTCGAATTGCGGACGCCCCTCAATGATGTGCCGGTCGAGGATGGCTGCGGTTTCACCGTAGGCATCATGATCGGAAAGGTTGTATTGCAGGAGTGCTTCAGGCGCCAGCCCGAATGCCTGACAGGCGCGCTGCAAGCCTTCTTGTCGCAGCCCCCAGGCCAGGCTCTGCCTGGGCAGATTGATACACAGCGGGCGCCGATAGCCTTGGCTCAACGCGTGATGCACGGCTCGATACTGCCCCGTTTCGTCGTCCGGTACATAACTGACCAGGCGACTGTCATCGGCCAGGCAATTGGCGAGTACCAGCGGTTTGCTCTTCAAACGCTCTGGGATGCTTACCTGACGAAAGCCCATCGCGCTGACGATCAACCCGTCGGGACGGTGTGACAACATCAGGTCGATGTTCTGGTCGGTGGGCGGGTTGCTCAACAGGTTAAGGATGAAGACATTCCAGCCCGCCTGCTGCGCGGTCTGTTCGATGGACAGCAGCAGCTCCACTGCGAACGGTGTGGTCGCGGTGTCCAGCGCGAACACGCCGATGGTGCGCGACTGGAGGTTGTCGCCGCGCATCTTGCGCGCCGACAGGCTCGGTACGAATTGCAGTTCATCAATGGCGCGACGCACCCGCTGAAGGGTTTCGGGGCTCAGTTTTTCCGGACTGTTGAGCGCTCGAGAAACCGTCATCAGGGACACGCCGGCCAGTTGTGCAACGTCTTTCACTGAAGTCATGCGAGGCAAGGCCGGTCAGGTTGACGCAGAATCATGACACAGGGCCCGGGTTTCTCGCGACTCGAATGACGCCGCTCACAGCCATCCCGAGGCCAGAGGCCACGCTCTTGGAATGCGCACGCGCCCGCCACCGCCGCTTGCCACAAGCTTCACCCCCAGACTGTCGGGCCGCGGATAGAGGCGGCTGCTGAGGCTGAAGCCCCCGTCTTCGTCGAACACCTCGATGGACGAGCGATCGAGGAACACACGCAGCGCCAGCCGCTCCTGTGTCGGGTCTATCGGCACACTGCGCTGACCGGTAACTTGCGCACCCGAGCGGCTGCGGTCCAGCACCAGACGCTGCAGCGCCACATCGTAGTAGAGCAAGGTTTCTTCATCATCATCGTCACTGCAGCGCAAGGCGATTCCCAAGTGCCCGTCGGTGCAACCGAGCAGATCCAGATGCACATGGATTTCGAGCCTGTCGCCATTCACTTCCGGCACCCGCCGGGCCCCCGAACCATCCCACCAGGACGTACCCGGCAATGGCGCCTGGCGCAGAGCGGTGAGCTCCCGTGCCGGATACACGCATAGGCGATCGTCATGCAGTTCAAGTTCGCGCGGTAAACCGAGCATGCCGCACCAGTGATGGGCCTGGCTCGGCATCGGGCTTTCCCACATGTCGAGCCACGCCCACACCAGGCGCCGACCATCGGCGGCCACCAGCGTTTGCGCGGCATAGAAATCGTGGCCGTTATCCAGTTCGATAAAAGGCCCGCCGGTGAAATGCCATTGGCTGTCGAGTCGGCCTACTCGATAACCGGTCTGGTACTTGTTGAGCCGCTCGTAACCCTGGGGCTGCATGCCCTGAGGGGAGTAGAGGAGCACGTCGCGCCCGTTCAGTCGGAACAGATCCGGGCACTCCCACATGTAGCCATCGCCTTCGCTGCCGCTGGCTACATAGTCGAGGAACTCCCAGCTATGCAGATCGGTGGAACGGTACAGCGGCAGCAGCGGCTGATCGCCCAGGCGTGCGCCGGCAATCAGGTACCAGTAGTCATCTTCCTGCCATACCTTGGGGTCACGAAAGTGCATGATCGTCTCTTGCGGCGCGGTCTCGATGACGGCGCCATGCTTGACGAAACGGATGCCATCGACACTGGTGGCCAGGCACTGGACTTGACGAATTGCGCTTTCGTCACCCACGCCCTTCAGCCAGGTGTGCCCGGTGTAGATCAGTGCCAGGGTATCTCCACACACCACTGCGCTACCGGAAAAACAACCGTCGCGGTCGAAGTCATCGCCGGGCGCCAGGGCAATGGGCAGATGCTGCCAATGGACCAGATCGGCACTCTTGGCATGCCCCCAATACATTGGTCCCCATTTCACGTCGAAGGGGTGGTGTTGATAGAAAACGTGATACTCGCCACGAAAGTACACCACCCCGT from Pseudomonas sp. GGS8 harbors:
- a CDS encoding dipeptidase — its product is MDFSLKQLAATTLMLASLSSFTTSAHANITPQQSATILKTFSDASVTDFRQFLERLAKSELAKTGNLGPAISAFQGNKPLTAEQQNEIHRLLGLYARVKYGNAATETLRELVAIPTFRVDGVAQHDNPEFIKIGDTLKGLAQAFNLNFRNIDNRVYEISLEGGGDEVVGIHAHADVVPVTPENWVLKDGTRLDPFKVTLVGDRMYGRGTEDDKNGIVVALYAMKIIKEEKLPLARHFKLLVDTTEETTGDAIPYYFEHNPTPNYNLALDGGYPVVIAEKGYGTVMANFARRNAQGKGAEITSMTGGLATNQIPSTSVATLVTDKPAELAASLQKAGTDYAKRNGGNFEVTANVVGKDVKLTVTGVSAHSSEPESGINPVARMLGFINSLDGKVALKHNHMTDAARYAVDNWGLDYLGGKLGVGFSDAFMGPLTTSLTYVGMDEKTFKLAVNLRVPKGKSPEALKAEIAEKLDAWSKKTHIAVAFDYKIAEPMYRNPEGEWVKALLAVASENLGMEHKFGTSAGATSVHELPNGVQFGLARPELKYTGHNDNEFKTVDQFLLDLQIVTEMMGRIGQLPTL
- a CDS encoding CapA family protein produces the protein MAAVTDTLKLFLCGDVMTARGIDFVLPHPGDTQLYEDYVKNAGDYVRLAERHNGPIPRPVDFTYIWGVALDEFERRQPHARIINLETAVSRRGRPEPKGINYRMSPENFPAISAAGIDCCVLANNHVLDWGAPGLADTLATLSSNGMRSAGAGHNRQSAEAPAVLPLPGGRRLLVFGLGAPDSGIPPQWAATDSRAGVARLEDLSMQSLRPAAERILKYKNPGDRVVASIHWGGNWGFEIPQEQVRFAHALIDEAGVDLVHGHSSHHVKGIEVYRERLILYGCGDLLNDYEGIEGHADYRGDLGLLYFASLAPDGHLQTLELIPTRLQRFRLCHAEGDDRQWLQDTLSRECKRLGSSLQTDAQNAIELRW
- a CDS encoding U32 family peptidase, translating into MSLPKHHLELLSPARDVAIAREAILHGADAVYIGGPSFGARHNACNEVSDIAQLVEFARRYHARVFTTINTILHDNELEPARKLIHQLYDAGVDALIVQDLGVMELDIPPIELHASTQTDIRTLARAKFLDQAGFSQLVLARELNLQEIRAIADETDAAIEFFIHGALCVAFSGQCNISHAQTGRSANRGDCSQACRLPYTLKDEKGGVIAYEKHLLSMKDNNQSANIRALVEAGVRSFKIEGRYKDMGYVKNITAYYRQRLDDVLEDRPDLARASSGRTAHFFLPDPDKTFHRGSTDYFVSERKIDIGAFDSPTFTGLPVGVVEKVGKRDLLVVTHEPLSNGDGLNVLVKREVVGWRTNIAEPKGEFEEDGEKRYRYRVEPNEMPKGLHQLRPNHPLSRNLDHNWQQALLKTSAERRVGLAWVARLREDRLELTATSEEGVSASVALDGPFGLANKPDQALEQLHDLLGQLGTTQYHATDIKLDAPQAYFIPNSQLKALRREVIDALTTARIEAHPRGGRKAETNPPPVYPESHLSFLANVYNQKARDFYHRHGVKLIDAAYEAHEETGEVPVMITKHCLRFSFNLCPKQAKGVTGVRTKVAPMQLVHGDEVLTLKFDCKPCEMHVIGKMKGHILGLPQPGSVAQPVVGYISPEDLLKTIPRAPH
- a CDS encoding PLP-dependent aminotransferase family protein, which gives rise to MARKANVVEIPSLGALDRTAGQLGRQLAQALRSAIRRGDLKPGELLPSTRILGKSLTIARGTVIEAFEQLIAEGFLESQGRAGTRVARSLADVSPTTPQEQGRPTKARSWTPSAQIERFAQVARQFGAAAQIPFSVSVPIGKAAPDDIWRRLGNRIRARGPGAPSGYGDPQGALELREAVADYVRKSRSVRCDASQVIITSGTQQGLYLACQVLLDVGDFAWVEDPAYRGITGILESAGHSEQMIRVPVDAEGMNVENGIAQCPQARAAFVTSSHQYPLGMPMSMARRNALLAWARASDAWIVEDDYDSELRYAGHPFPSLQGLDPDRVIYLGTFSKILFPSLRLGYAIVPPYLVQAFCGARALMDRHPANADQHVLAAFIAEGHLDRHIRRIRGVYADIHRQIIEAVARLIPRELAWLEPSDQGMHLVLWLAEGIDDQWVATKASEAQVSVRAVSPMYAGGNGRSGLILGLGGFSAEDIESATKRLAQVITIAAQNPTAAKAPITT
- a CDS encoding FMN-binding negative transcriptional regulator codes for the protein MYVPAHFDEPRTEALHELIVQHPLGILFTNGESGLDANHIPFELKASEGQFGVLHAHVARANPVWQDVKNGDEVLVVFRGAEAYISPTWYPSKHETHKQVPTWNYKVVHAHGRITLHDDERYVRGLVALLTRTHESSQPEPWKMTDAPKDYIASMLKAIVGVEIEITRLVGKFKLGQNKETRDIRGAGQALKDSGKIVLGEAMLAGVDAKS
- a CDS encoding LacI family DNA-binding transcriptional regulator, with product MTSVKDVAQLAGVSLMTVSRALNSPEKLSPETLQRVRRAIDELQFVPSLSARKMRGDNLQSRTIGVFALDTATTPFAVELLLSIEQTAQQAGWNVFILNLLSNPPTDQNIDLMLSHRPDGLIVSAMGFRQVSIPERLKSKPLVLANCLADDSRLVSYVPDDETGQYRAVHHALSQGYRRPLCINLPRQSLAWGLRQEGLQRACQAFGLAPEALLQYNLSDHDAYGETAAILDRHIIEGRPQFDILICGNDRIAFCAYQLLLGRGLKIPGDVAVLGYDNMIGIAELFIPPLTTVQLPYYEIGRQAARHLIESLEVEGAQPVDCPLVVRASL
- a CDS encoding glycoside hydrolase family 32 protein, whose translation is MTLSLNTLSDPMSCTLELAQHALTDGLSRVIDDYRPGYHLAPPAGWMNDPNGVVYFRGEYHVFYQHHPFDVKWGPMYWGHAKSADLVHWQHLPIALAPGDDFDRDGCFSGSAVVCGDTLALIYTGHTWLKGVGDESAIRQVQCLATSVDGIRFVKHGAVIETAPQETIMHFRDPKVWQEDDYWYLIAGARLGDQPLLPLYRSTDLHSWEFLDYVASGSEGDGYMWECPDLFRLNGRDVLLYSPQGMQPQGYERLNKYQTGYRVGRLDSQWHFTGGPFIELDNGHDFYAAQTLVAADGRRLVWAWLDMWESPMPSQAHHWCGMLGLPRELELHDDRLCVYPARELTALRQAPLPGTSWWDGSGARRVPEVNGDRLEIHVHLDLLGCTDGHLGIALRCSDDDDEETLLYYDVALQRLVLDRSRSGAQVTGQRSVPIDPTQERLALRVFLDRSSIEVFDEDGGFSLSSRLYPRPDSLGVKLVASGGGGRVRIPRAWPLASGWL